A window from Kovacikia minuta CCNUW1 encodes these proteins:
- a CDS encoding M23 family metallopeptidase gives MLKVKNQIQITRRHTGLVGIAAFLVVLLLCTLKPDNRFSLSAAAADPPTSKTTTAIIVSATNRPLRVLGSDGKEHLEYDLLFTNLLPSPITLTSIEVSTEKGQQLLELSGDSLKAVTQPLLSPTPTNQIPASGTLATLIDVIVPPDKVPQRVTHRITYDFPPNTPDHIKALIGSLEIQGPELVVNPFQAIVIASPLSGNGWFNASGCCDDASSPHRFSRLIAGGARYVKPEIFAIDWIRLQDNQDFSGDGTRNEQYFAFGANVSSVANGTVIAVRDDMPEETPNQTVKNVKKPLDFVGNSVVVQIQPGIWATYAHLQTGSIKVRVGDRVKTGQFLGKLGNSGNSTAPHLHFQLSDGPDNTTANSLPFVIDQYRFVGLLDPGSNPPSTLRIEGKPHTERKTHPLITSVTDFR, from the coding sequence ATGTTGAAAGTGAAAAACCAGATTCAAATCACACGGAGGCATACAGGTCTTGTTGGGATCGCTGCATTTTTGGTCGTGCTGCTATTATGCACGCTCAAGCCGGACAACAGGTTTAGTCTCAGTGCTGCCGCCGCCGACCCGCCGACCTCAAAAACGACGACGGCGATCATCGTGTCAGCAACCAATCGACCGTTGCGTGTGTTGGGCAGCGACGGTAAGGAACATCTAGAGTACGACCTGCTTTTCACTAACTTGCTCCCCTCGCCAATCACGCTGACTTCGATCGAGGTCAGCACCGAGAAGGGTCAGCAGCTTCTCGAACTCTCCGGCGATTCCCTTAAGGCGGTGACTCAGCCATTGCTGTCTCCAACGCCAACGAATCAGATCCCAGCATCCGGAACCCTAGCGACCTTGATTGACGTTATCGTACCGCCCGACAAGGTGCCTCAGCGAGTCACTCATCGGATCACCTATGACTTTCCTCCCAACACCCCCGACCATATCAAAGCTCTGATTGGTAGCCTGGAGATTCAAGGTCCTGAGCTTGTGGTCAACCCCTTCCAGGCGATCGTAATCGCCTCACCCCTGAGTGGTAATGGTTGGTTCAACGCCAGCGGATGCTGCGACGACGCATCATCGCCTCATCGCTTTTCTCGACTCATTGCTGGCGGTGCCCGCTACGTCAAGCCCGAAATATTTGCGATCGATTGGATTCGGCTGCAAGACAACCAGGACTTTAGTGGTGACGGCACGAGGAACGAGCAGTATTTCGCCTTCGGTGCCAATGTTAGCTCCGTTGCCAATGGGACTGTGATCGCTGTCCGAGACGACATGCCGGAGGAGACACCCAACCAGACTGTGAAGAACGTCAAGAAGCCGCTTGACTTTGTGGGCAACTCTGTAGTCGTACAGATTCAACCCGGCATCTGGGCAACCTACGCCCACCTCCAGACAGGTAGCATCAAGGTACGGGTTGGCGATCGGGTCAAAACCGGACAGTTCCTTGGTAAGCTGGGCAACTCTGGGAACTCGACTGCCCCCCACTTGCACTTTCAACTGTCCGATGGACCTGATAACACGACTGCCAACAGTCTGCCGTTCGTGATTGACCAATATCGGTTCGTGGGTTTACTCGACCCAGGCTCCAACCCACCCAGTACCCTCCGGATCGAGGGCAAGCCCCACACCGAGCGCAAGACCCATCCTCTGATCACCAGTGTCACCGATTTCCGGTGA
- a CDS encoding SDR family NAD(P)-dependent oxidoreductase has protein sequence MNIQGKTALITGASRGIGRAIALEFAKQGAQRLLLVARDRQRLAEVAEEVESLGVEVVTLAIDLGQPVAVSIAIAQAWRDHGPIHILVNCAGVAHQAPFLQTRLPQVQEELATNLIGMYTITRLIARRMVAQQEGAIVNVSSLMGKLAAPTMATYSATKFAILGFSQALRGELAAHNVKVVALLPSLTDTDMVRNLQWFRWIVPITPQRVAQALVAGLAKGSNEILVGWQSHLAVWCNRIAPWVMEKILLLAAPLPRNQRKPYPELREAGAISR, from the coding sequence ATGAATATTCAAGGAAAAACAGCACTGATTACGGGGGCTTCCCGTGGAATTGGGCGGGCGATCGCCCTGGAATTTGCAAAACAGGGCGCACAGCGGTTACTTCTGGTTGCCCGCGATCGCCAAAGACTGGCGGAAGTGGCTGAAGAAGTTGAATCGCTGGGTGTGGAAGTGGTCACGCTGGCAATTGACCTGGGTCAGCCTGTTGCAGTCAGTATTGCGATCGCTCAAGCATGGCGGGATCACGGTCCGATTCATATTCTGGTCAACTGTGCGGGTGTTGCCCATCAGGCTCCCTTTCTGCAAACGCGCCTGCCTCAGGTACAGGAGGAGCTTGCCACTAACCTGATTGGGATGTATACGATTACCCGCCTAATTGCCCGCCGCATGGTTGCCCAACAGGAAGGGGCGATCGTCAATGTATCCAGCTTAATGGGTAAATTGGCAGCTCCCACAATGGCGACCTATTCAGCCACGAAGTTTGCCATTCTTGGTTTCTCCCAAGCCCTGAGAGGAGAATTGGCAGCACACAACGTCAAGGTGGTGGCATTGTTGCCATCCCTAACCGATACAGATATGGTGCGGAATCTGCAATGGTTTCGCTGGATTGTTCCCATTACTCCCCAACGGGTTGCCCAGGCACTTGTGGCGGGCCTGGCAAAGGGATCGAATGAAATACTGGTGGGTTGGCAAAGCCACCTGGCAGTCTGGTGTAACCGGATTGCTCCCTGGGTAATGGAGAAAATTCTGCTGTTGGCAGCGCCCCTACCTAGAAATCAGCGGAAGCCTTACCCAGAGCTGAGGGAAGCTGGAGCAATCTCCCGTTGA
- a CDS encoding M23 family metallopeptidase: MKLFLIIAFLTSSAVALASHSALSLTSELKLQPTEQPQSNPPGYIYPVNGVISSGYGWHWGRMHTGIDIAGSIGTPIAAAATGIVQFAGWKNNGYGNLVEIQHPDGNVTRYAHNNRILVHKGERVHQGQLIAEMGSTGYSTGPHCHFELLLPAQGAVNPLFFLAKVDSKGTPSGQ; this comes from the coding sequence ATGAAACTTTTCCTGATAATCGCTTTCCTGACGAGTTCAGCAGTTGCCTTAGCGAGTCATTCTGCCCTCTCATTAACTTCAGAACTCAAACTCCAGCCCACTGAACAACCTCAGAGCAACCCTCCAGGCTATATTTATCCGGTAAATGGGGTCATCTCTTCTGGTTATGGTTGGCACTGGGGTAGGATGCACACGGGAATTGATATTGCTGGATCTATTGGAACCCCCATTGCAGCAGCGGCGACGGGTATCGTTCAGTTTGCTGGGTGGAAAAACAACGGCTATGGCAATCTGGTGGAAATTCAACATCCTGATGGCAACGTGACCCGCTATGCCCATAACAACCGTATCCTGGTCCATAAAGGTGAGCGGGTACACCAGGGACAACTAATTGCTGAAATGGGTAGTACTGGCTATTCCACAGGTCCTCATTGCCATTTCGAGTTGCTTCTACCCGCACAGGGGGCGGTTAATCCATTGTTCTTTTTAGCCAAAGTAGATTCTAAGGGTACACCCTCTGGTCAATAA